CAAGGGTGAATCCGAGCGCATGATGGGCGCCGCCCTCAAGGATTTTCCGCGGCACGAATTAGTGATCTCCTCGAAAGTATTCTGGCCGATGAGCGATGATATCAACGACAAAGGTCTTTCGCGCAAACACGTTTTGGAATCGGTGAATAAAAGTTTGCAACGCATCGGCACCGATTATCTCGATATCTATTACTGCCATCGCTATGATCCTGAAACACCTGTCGAAGAAACCGTGCGCATTATGGATGACTTGATTCATCACGGAAAAATTCTGTACTGGGGCACCAGCGAATGGACGGCGGAGCAAATTCAAGAAGCCATGGATGTTTGCGATGAAGGCGGATACTACCGTCCGCAAGTAGAACAGCCGCAGTACAGTCTTCTGGCGCGAGAAAAATTTGAAACCAACGTTCAACCTAAAGCTTTGGAACACGGAATGGGCCTGACAACCTGGTCGCCTTTGGCTTCGGGAATGCTCACGGGCAAATACGACGATGGAGTCAGCGAGGGCCGTCTTTCGCGCATCGAATGGCTTAAGGATACTTTCTATACAGATAAAAACGTGCAGCGGGTTCGCGACATGAAAAAGATCGCCGATGATATGGAATGCACGCGCGGGCAATTGGCGATCGCGTGGCTCGCAGCTCAATCCGGCATTACAAGCGTCATCTTGGGGGCCACAAGTATTGAGCAGCTGCAAGAGAATCTCGGCGCCATGAAGGTGAACATCACCACCGAGGTGGATCTAGAGCTTAAAAAACTTTTCGACTATCAGCTGTGATAAAACCCGCCAGGAGAGCGGCTCTCCTGGCGAACCCACGGCCCTTCTTTGTCATGTCCTGACGGTAGTTCTTACAACCCCCCTTCGCCATCTGAAATATAGCCAAAAAGAAGAAGTCTCACGATTGGAATACCTAGTGCTTAGGTTTACTGCGTGTGAACATTTTGGAGGTATTTATGCTTATTAAGAAGGTCGTTGTTTCTTTGTTTGCTTTGTCGTTCGTTACAGCCGCGCAAGCTGCAACACATGTTTATCATGGCACGCTGGTTTCCCGCTCTCAATGCGCGGATAACAACGCTAGTATTTTCGCGAAAGAGTATGGATGCAAAAAGCTTTCTTTGCCGTCGAAAGCCTGCGCTGTAGGGCTGACATTGGGCGCGAACGGGTACTCTGCCGTTGAAGTGGAAATTCCCGCTTTGGCGCAAACGGGAGATCTTCGCAAAACAAATCTCTCTGCAAGACTTCAGGGACCGTATATCTATACATCTGAATTCAACGCCTACAGCGTGACTTTTAAAAACCTCTTCCAAAAATTCGGTTCAGCTGAAATCAAGGTTGCTTCTCCATCCGGAGCTCTTTTGGCTGTCAATGTATACGTTGATCACCAAATTTCTGAAAACCGTCGTGACTACAAACAATACGAGTGCCGCAATCTTAAACTTGTCGAACAAAGATAATTTTCCTGAGGAGCCCCTCCCCCCGGGGCTCCTCTTTCTGTTCAGAATCTGGACATACCGGGAAGAATTTCATCCCGTTTGAGAGATCTCGTTTTACCTTCACGGATCGTATATAACGAACTGTTGTTTTATCGGAGATCTCACGTGAAATGGCTTATCACTCTTATCGTATTCATTTCTTCTTTCGCTCACGCTCATGAGTGCCTTCAGTTTATCGACAACCGCGACACAGCCGAGGAAGCTTACGCCTGCACGACGAATTCACAAACACTGCAAAAGCTGCAGCTGCATAAAGTGGAAGTCTGCATAGCAACGAGCCACGACTATCGCGGCGACAGCTTTGCGCACCTCGAACTGAAGTGGATTAGTTTGTCTCAATACAACAATGAGTTCAGCAAAGCAGACGGCTTAAACGAGAAGTTTTTCGACACATGGTACTCCGGTCTCTCGTTCTTGGGCCAGGACGGAGAAAGTGAATTCGCTCAAAACAATTCTCAGATGTTACTGAAAGCGTATCGCGAAGGTTCTAAGGTCTTGCATCAAAGAGATGTTCTTACCATTCTAAAGCTTCGTAAAAGCGATGGAAAAGCGCGCTTGAATGTTTATAACCGTGAACATTCCTATCTCTTTCAAGAAGACTGGAAACAAAGCTGGGATCTCGCTTTAAGTTGCGAGAAAATTCGTTAATCCTTGGCCTGGACCTGAAGGATGTTTGTCGACACTGGCCGATCCCACAAAGTTTTTTTGTGGTATAGTGAAGTTGTAGTGATAAGAGAGATTCAGAAAGATTCTAGAAACAATCTCTTAAGAACGAAAAACGATGATTTGAGTGATCTCAGGATTCGTAAATTCAGTTTCTAAGAGATTGTCCGAGACGAGACTCAGTGATTACTGAGCCTCGTTTCCATTTTTGGGGATCAGTGTTCCAACGCCACTGGCAATAAAGAGCTCGGAGACGCCGCAGTCTCTTTCTTAGCCTTGCCCGCTTTTTCAAGTTTCACCAATGTCCCGATGATATCTTGAAGTTTTTCAAACGGAGCCAAGTTCGGCGGCAAGTTTTCTTTTAATTCCATCGTCAATACAGGCGTGCTTCTTTCCAACCACATATAGCGGCCCAAGCTGCCCGGATAATTCCCTAACGACTTCCAAGGAAGATAATCAAACTTCGGCGGAGGCGAAACTTTCGGTCCGTCAAAATCCAAAACTTTAAGTGGCGTATGTACCGACACCACGAAGTCAGGTTGGAAATCCTCTAAGTGATGAAGAGCGCATTTTGTTTCCGGCTCGCTGGCCGCCATCTCCCCAGGGAAACGGCGCGGATTGGATTTTGTTGTGCGCTTCCAATTTTCGATCGCACCCGAGCTCCAATCTTTCGTTGGAAAGTTGCGGTTGATATCAATCTTATTGGCGTTCGTGCGCGTTTTGTATTTCACCCCATCAGGGTTCAGGACAGGAATGACCCGCCAAGAATTTCTTGGATCAATGCCTTCAAGTCTTTCCATCCAATAACGGCCGACAGTTCCTGCCGGTGTTTCATCACCGTGGATCAAACTGAAAACCAAAACTTTTTTTGCACCCGGATCAGATGCCGCTTTGTCATAGTGATAAATAGGACGACCTTCCGCGCTCACACACAGAGAATCCACTTTGACCTTCTCGCACGCTTGATTGAGAAGTTTATCGTCCCAAGCCCCAGGAAATTTTTTAAGATCGTTCTTACAGTCTTGAGAAACGGTAGCAAAGTCGGCCGACGCCGAGAGCGCTGACAAGAACATCACGCTGAATATTAATGTCTTCATATACCCCATCATTACTTTTCCATTATCACCGTGTATTCGCAGACTCTCAAGATGAGAAACCGCTCGTTGAACGTATTTTTTCGAATCAAGCTGAGAATCCTTACAAATTGACTAAAGTCTTGCAGCCTTTTGTCCGTAAGTAAAAGGGTGTGACCTATTGGACTCAGTTGGAGGATGTATGGTGAATCGTGGTGGTTTCAGTTTTGTAGCGATGTTGGTGATAAATCCCATCGTGATACTTTTTTATCAGAACTGCTCAATGAGCCCGATTAGTTATGCGAAAAATACAACACCGCCAGCCGTCGCGACTCGTTCCGTTGCGTCAGAGGCTAAACCGGTTTTGGCTGATGTGAAGCCTGCCTGCAACGACAATAAAAAAGAATGTGTTCGCGCCAAGTAGTATTCATTATTTGAATATCTGAATTCTTATTATGCCTTTTACCAATCATAGGGTCCCTTGTTAGAACTGACTTCAAGAAGCGCAGTTCAAAACAAGGAGGCTTCTATGAAAAAATTCGTTCTTTCTTTAATTTCCATTCTTTCTCTTGCGGGTGCTCCTGCCCAAGCTTTTATCTCCGCTAACGAAGAAGACCAATTGCTTCAGGCCATGAATAGCGCCTATGAGCCGCACATTCAGTTTGAAAGCGTGCGCTGCTCTTTGCGTGGACGTATGTGCTTAGTGCGCTTGGAAGTCGGCTCTGCGCGCATCGGCTGCATGATCGAAAGAATCACGGCGGCGGAAGATCTCTATCACGTGTCTCAAAATAAAATGACAGGTAAGACGTCTGTCTCCCTGTCACCTTATGCTCAAACCGAGCTCAATGTCTGTGTTAACAAAGCGTTCGCTCAGAACTAAGGCCTATTCGCAAGAAGAAGCCTTAGGATCGATCGGAGAGTTCTCATAGCTCAACTGTGGGAACATCTCACGATAACGGAAGCGAGCAGGTTCATAATCCAACGGAGACACCGGTTCGCCATTTGAGTTTACACGCGGGCGGATATCCGTGATTTTCAAATCATGCGTCGTCATGAAATCCATCGCCTGAGTCACCATCGGCATATTGTTACGGTCTTGCATGTTGCGGTTTGCTGGTTTCAACAAAACCACTTTGTAACCGTTGTCAGCCAAGTAGTTCAAAATCAACGGCAATGCTTCTGCGGATTGTTTAAACACGTCGTGCATAAGAACGATACCGCGATTTTTACTGCCACGAAGAGCTTTTAAGAAACTTTGCAGGATCAGCTCACGGCGCTTGTCAGCGTCAGTGAATTTCGATGCAGGATATTGCCAGTCAAAGCTGTCGATGCTCCAACCGAAAATTTTTAGACCCAACTCTGTCACGTTTCTTCTCATGTTTTTATTCATACAACCGTTAGGGAAACGGAAGTAAGGATCGATGTAACCGCCAGAGAGAAAGACACCCATGTGTCCACCGATGAACTCGGACAAGAAGTAGTCATAAGACATCGCACCACGGTTCACTTGGCGTCCCATCATCAAAGTGTGATAGAAAGAGTGCGAACCTAGCAAATGACCTTCACGCAAAATTCTTTGTGTAAGTTCTGAATTCTGCAACGCTTGACGGCCTGTCGAGAAGAACGCCGCTTTCACGCCCGCTTTCTTCAAGGACTCCAAGATAGGTACCGTCGTTCTTTGTGTCGGGCCGTCGTCAAAAGTCAGCATCACTTCTTTTTCTTTAAGTCCCTGCATTGAGAGATAATCCAAGTTTGGAACTTCACGCTCTTCAAAAGGAATGCGTTTGATATTTTTTATATCTTGATTCAAATCGAACGACGCCGTTTTCCACATGCCTGCGAATTGTGCCTTATTCAAAAGCTCCGACTGACAGTCTCGCAAAGACAACATTGTGTCCGAGGAATCGATGATTGTTTCAACGTATTCAAGCTCCGCCAAAGGCAGCGACTTCAAGTGCATGCATAGGGCCGTGTTCGAGTAGCGGTCCGCTCCCGGTCTTGCGATGAAGGCTTTTAATGAGTGATAATTTTCGTCGAACTCATTCGCGTTTTTACTGTTCGCGATTTTCGTAACAATGCCTCTATAAGTGTCGGCAATACGGTTGTATTCCGTCACATACTTAATAGCCTCACTCGGCTTTTCCGCTTGCGCCAGTCCCAATGAGTTGAAACCAAAAAGAACGGATGTAAGAACCAATACGTTTCTTTTCAACATATAACACCTCTTCAGATAGAAGCCTTCGCAAGACTCGTTCCCGCTGAGGAGCTGTTTAATTGCTTTTCACAAAGGATTTGGTAACAAAGAGACCAAATGCGCACCCTCTCGTAAAGAGAGTGAACAACGGCGCGCTCGTCTCATTTTGAGAAGAGAGGAAAACTCCAAAGAGAGAAGCCCCCTTTGGAGTATGGAGCTATCTATGGTTGTGGCTCTGGAGCTTTTTGCGTCACAAGCCATTCCGCGATGCCATCCAAAGACGATAGGGCTTTGCCGATCTCTTCGTAAGTGTCTTTATCGTCGCTCAAAAGTTTTTCGATGTACTCTTTTAAGCCCGGCTCGTTAGATTGGAAACCTTTGTATTGAGGGTTGATCACAGCTTCAAGACGACCGGAAATTCCGTTGCGACCGGCAGCAAGAACCGCTTTCACAGAGCGAAGCTCCACGTCTTCCGGTTTCAAGTCCGCTGGAAGTTTTGCCAAATCGAAGCTTGCATTGAAACGCAAACGTGCTGACAGAAGATTTCCTTCCGCATCTTTTTTAACGTCTTCCATTTTTACATCGACGGCAACAGCCTCGCCGTATTTCTTGCCGTACTCTGCGACCGCGCCTTTCGCGATATCCTCAAGTTGCGCACCCAAATCGTTCAACGTCGGCTGACCGAAGGCTTTTACAAGATCTAAGCGCATCAACAAACGCCCTTGCACTGTCGGCGCTGAACCATCGCCGTAGTGATAAGAAGCATCCTTCAATTGCAAAGCGAGTTTGTTTTCCGCGCCCTCTTTCGTGATCGCGACATTGATTCCGAAATCTAAAGCTCGTACTGCGTCTACATTGAGATCCGTGAATTCAATTTTCATTGAAGTCGAAGCGTTGTTATAGGGGGCCGTGAGTGAAGCGACTTTTTTATTCACTTCTTCTTTTGTGATAACACCTGCTGCCACCGCCACTGAAGAGGCTAAGAGAACCCAGGGCGCTACTTTTCTGAACATAGATTTCATTGAAGACTCCTTTTTGTTTTCAGGCTTGTTTAAGGAGCCTCCGGTTCTATTATGCTTCGCGCATGTTGACGACTTACAACGAGTTAATGGGGCGCGACGCAAATCGACCTGGACCTCGCAAAATATTTTAAAAAAGAGAATTGACTTACACATTATTTACACTGTAAGTTCATATGTAAGTTATGACAAAGAAAACGCCCCTCCCCCCACTGACACCTAAAGAAAAATCGGTCCTCGAGTTTATCGAGAGCCACATCTTAAGTTCAGGAGTTTCTCCGTCATATCAAGAAATTAAGGATCACTTCGGCTTAGCTTCGTTTAATTCTGTTCAGAATTATTTGAAGCAACTGACGAACAAAGGGTACATCGAAAATCCTTTGGGTCAGAAGCGTGCGATCCAGGTACTTCACTCTGCTTCGGCAGTGGCTGAAAACCTCTCTAAAAAAGTCTCGACGACGACAGGATCTCCTCGCACACAGCTCCTCCAGGCACGTGATGAGATCCTGTCCCTTCCCCTTCTTGGGAAAGTGGCTGCGGGACAACCTATCGAAGCTCTTAAACACGACGAATTTGTCGATGTTCCTCCGTCCATGGTTCGTAATCCTTCGAAATCCTTTGCCCTGAAGGTGCAAGGTGATTCCATGATAGAGGATGGAATTTTCGACGAAGACATCATTCTTATTCAAAAACAAGAATCTGCAAGTAACGGCGATATCATTGTCGCGACAGTCGAAAACGAAGCGACAGTGAAACGTTTCTATCTGCGCGCCCGCCCTGAAAGTGGCAGCAGTGAAAAGTTAGTGGAACTCCGTCCATCGAACTCGACAATGAAATCTATGTGGTATTCCCCGGAAGATGTTTCTATTCGCGGTATTGTTGTAGGATTGATCCGTAAGTTCTAGTTCCAAAGCAAAAAGACCTTTTCATCAGAGCGCTTTATGATCTCTGACAATAAATTTCTAAGGAGCTTTTATGAAGGCTTTCGCATCCGCTATTGTCGCCTTGAGCATCATTACGTCTTTTTCTTCGGCCGCAAAATCACAGAAAGAGAAAACCATGACCTTCCCAGCGAAAAATATTTCTGTTTCGATCAGTCGCTCGCCCCGCGATGTCTATGAGTTCACAGCCAACCCCTACAATCTCCCGAAATGGGCTGCGGGTTTAAGTGGCGGCACCATCAATAAAGTCGACGAGGATTGGGTTGCCGATTCTCCTATGGGAAAAGTGAAGATTCGTTTCGCGGAAAAGAATACCTTCGGCGTTCTCGATCATGACGTCACGATCAGTTCAGGAAAAACCTTTCACAACCCGATGCGTGTTTTAAAAAACAAAGATGGCAGTGAAGTTGTTTTCACTTTGTATCGTCAGCCGGAAATGTCAGATGCGGATTTTGATAAAGACGCGGCTCAGGTATTAAAGGATTTAAAAACCCTCAAAGGTCTTCTTGAAAAGTAGACTTTCACGATTTAGACAAAAAACAAGGGGCTTCTGGCACGCAGAAACCCCTCTATCCCCTCGAGATAAATATCTATATATAGTGACGCTTTCGGTTTTAGCCGCGAGCGTAGCGCTTATTCATGGATTCACGAATCTCCGCACCTTCGATGCTGAGTCGAGTCCAAGGAATCGCACGAAGTCTTTCAGGCTCGATTTCTTCTTCAGTTTCTTCGCAGTAACCGAAAGAACCGCCTTCAATGCGTGCTAACGCGCTTTCGATTTCCATAAGCTGAGAACGAAGTCGTTCGTGCATGCTCAGGAATTCTTGTTCAGCCAGAACGCGGACAGTTTGGTCACCCTCATCGCCACCTTTTTCTTCGTTCTGATCCAAGTTCATACGAGCCTCTTTCACTCTATTGAGGATGTCTTGCTTCGTATTTAAAAGCTTCATTCTGCATTCAGCGATAAGCTTTTCAGAGATAGCCATGATTGCCCCCTCTTGTTCCTTCCAAGCGTAAGTGCCAATTTGGAACTGACCTATTAAGTTCCACGCATGTAAAATTTGCAAGTAAAAAATCTTACATTAACTTAAAATTAAACAAATCTTTGGAAATCTTGATGAATCTCTAATTGCGGCCATCGATGCGCCGACCCGGACGTCCTCAATAAAAGAATCGCGGGTCACTTTCTTAAAATTATAATCAGTATTCTGATTATACCCCCATCAATACTTGCACCGCGTTAGACATTCTAGCCCTTAGCTATGACAAATGAAAGGCACGAAAAGGAAAATCGCCCGAGATTCTCAGAGTGAGACAGCAATAAAAATTAAAGGCGGCCTTGCGAGCCGCCTTTAAAAAGAACATTGAATGTTTCTCCCCCGAGAACACGTTCTTAGGAGAGTGAGCTATTTAAGGCAGGAAGCCACGCGCTCGAAAAGATCACCTGTTGCTTCACCAAGTTTCGTGGCCATTTTTTTCCCTTGGATGCCACGTGAACGGAAAGCCACCGCTGACTCGTTCATTTCGTTAGAGACCGCTTTTATAGAAGACCCCTTAGCGGATTTAACGACAGAGGAATATTCCTCCATAGATGAGGCAAAGGTTTCATGATTATTCACAAGACTTGCAACAATATGCTGTTGCGCTTTTTTCATCGCTTGAAGCTCTTCAACAAGCTGAGCACATTTGCTGGCTGCCATCGAATTGGAAGCAAAAAGAATAATAGAGAGGAATGATGCAATCGTTTTCATTTCAGAGCCTTTCGATGATGACTCCGAATAAAGCAACGACCTTGCCACCTGAGAGTAAATTTAAACGCTTCTCAGGTGACGTTTTTGGCTAGGACTTGAGAAATTTTTCAAACTCGTTCTTTGTTTCGCCAGCTGTGTAAGGCAAAAGAAGGCGCGCCACGTGGTGTTTACCGCGCTCGATACTGCGCTTGCCGGGCTGCTTTTCCGCAGACTCGAAGAACTGCAAGAATGTCGTCGCCATCGCCAACAAAGACTCGGCAATGTACTGCATTTCAGACACTTGCTCGATCTTCGCCATTTTGCCGTCTTTAACCCATTGGCGGTAAAGAATGACCATGAGTTTCATCATTTTCTGGATGTGGGCTCTCCACATCTTTGCAAGCTGCTGATCTTTGCGACGAAGAGCATACATTTCGCGGTGAAAGAAACGATAGCGCCAATAAAGTTCGAAATTCTCGTTGATGAACTCCAAAGGAGAAACCTTTTTAGTGCGGCGAGGGCGCCAAACATCGTAGGTCTCTTTCGCCATACGCTTGAACAGCTCGACTAAGATTTCTTCCTTATTGTCATAGTGAAAATAGAGATTCCCAGGGCTGATTTCCATGGCCTTGGCGATGTGGTTTGTCGTGATAGCCACAACCCCGCTGCGATTGAAGAGTTCGATGGAAGTAAGGAGAATGCGTTCTTTAGTCTTCATGCTATTAAGTCTTTAGTCCAAGTCCCCTCGAGAGTCACTATAAAGATCGCCTGGAAATAGGCTCGAGCTGTGGCTTTCCGGCGTATTCTTCTGAGAATGCTCTTGAAAGCGTTAAAAACTTGGTGCTACCATAAAATAATGCGTCTTAAAAACAAATATAAGTTGTTAAAACTATTCGTATTTTCTGGAGCTTGTCTCTTCGGTCTTTATTCCCTTATGGGCTTTACAACCTCAGAAGATCAAGAAGCACAGGTTCACAAAAAGATTCAATCACAACTTGAAAGGCGCACTCAGATCGCCAAGCTTGCCGGCGAGAAGTTTCGTCAAAATCAGTTTCCAGAAACTTTGGATGCAGAGTGGGACGGAGAACAACTTTCTCTGACTCTCAACTACACAATCGATCAAAGTTTGCAAAAAGAAGCCGACCGTCTTTTGAAATCTTACAAACCAGATTACGGCGCGATCTTTATGATTGATGCGACGACGGGTGAAGTTTTAGCGATGTCGAGTTTTCAACGCGATAATCCACAGGCGGCGAACTTAAACCTGCAAGCGACTTTCCCTGCAGCATCTGTCTTCAAGGTCGTAACTGCTACAGCGGCAGTAGACAAAGCCGGCGTGACCCCTGAACACAAAATCCGTTACAACGGTGGGGCCTACACTCTTTATAAGAAGAATGTTCTTTCAGACAAGGTCACACGATGGACGAATGTCATCACTTTGAAAGACGCATTTGCCCGCTCTATCAATACGGCATTTGGCCGTCTTTCCATCGAAAATCTGCACCCTGAAGATTTGAACGAGTACGCGAACCGCTTCATGTTCAATCAAGAAATTCCTGCTGACTTCCCTGTGGACATGGGTGTGGCCTATATCCCTCCAGGAAAAGGTTTTGAATTGGCCGAAGTCGCTTCAGGCTACAATAAAACAAACCGCATGAGTCCCGTGCAAGGTGCCATGATCGCCGCTTCGGTCGCGAATGATGGCCAAGTGGTTGTACCTTACCTGGTTAGCTCCATGATGAATGACAAGGGCGAAAAAGTTTATGAAGGTGGCACCCTTACAAATGGCACCATCATGACAAAAGAATCCGCTGCAAAAGTTCGTGAGTTGATGGAAAGAACTGTGACTGCGGGAACGTCTCGCCGCTCATTCCGCCCGATCATTCGCGATCGCAAATTCCGTGAAATTGAAATGGGTGGAAAAACAGGTCATCTTACAGGCGACAATCCTCGTGGCCGCGTTGACTGGTTCGTTGGTTACGCTTTGGATGAAGAAAGAAAAATCGCGGTCGCCGCTATCACTGTGAATAAAAAATTCTGGACAGTAAAATCAGCTCATTTGGGACAAAGCATGTTCCGTAAATACTTCGGCCCCGTTGTTTCTAATCAACAAAACGGCCGCGTGATTTCCTCAGCAAAATAAGAAAAAGGTACCTATTTCTCGTCTGAGGGCTTTTTTGTTTCGTGAGTGATCTTGAGCGGAGTGACGTCAAGAACGTCAGCACTGCGCACTTCACGTTCTTCGCGGGCCTCGGAAGACATGTCTCGAAAACCCGTTCCGTCATTTCTGAACTCATAATAACGGAATCCACTGCCGCCCCCCATGTTGCCCCTACCGAAACCGAAAGGACCGTTGCCAAAGCCAAAGTTCGCGCTGCCTTTTGCAACTTGTTTTGCCATATAGAGCTTAAAACGCCAGATCGCTAGATGACGAAGCCCCGGAAGAAAAAGAATCAAACCCAGGGCGCGCGTGAAAAACGAAGGCACCAAAAACAAGAGACCTGACAAAAATATCGCACCCGAATGCAAAATACGCGACGCCGGCAACTGCCCGCGCATCACAGTGCTTTGCAAAGTCATGATGGCCATACGGCCCACAGTTGCGACGATGAACAGACCCAAAAGACATGGCAAAAGATAGAGCCCCAATGTGTGCAAAAATCCAAGATGGTTCACGGCAAAAATAAAGATGATGATTTCTGCAACGATAAAAGGAAACGGGATAGCTATCATACGAACCCCTTTTTACAGATCCAAGGTCGCTACCACAGGGCAGTGATCGGATCCTTCAACTTGGTCGAGAATATCCGCGGAAGACAGATATTTCTCAAGCCCTTTTGAAATACAGATGTAGTCAATTCTCCAACCGCGGTTTGCAGGACGAGCAAGAGTTCTATAATCCCACCACGAGTAACGCTGCGCTTCGGTTGGTTTGAAATAACGGAAAGTGTCGATGAAACCAAGATCCAGAAAATCATCAAACCACGCGCGCTCTTCCGGGAAAAAGCCACTCACTTTGGACATGCGAATCGGATCATAAACGTCAATCTCCTCATGTGCGACGTTGTAGTCTCCGACAACGACCATCTCGCGGCCGTTTGCCAGCTTCTCTTTCAGATGGACATTAAGATCCTTTAAAAACTTTTGTTTGAAGTTGTGACGTTCAATTCCAGATCCGCCGTTAGGGAAGTAAATATTGTAAAGATCAAAAGCCCCGTGATCGGTCATGACAATACGACCTTCAGACTCGTACTCAGGAATACTGCTGAAATGAGTTTGCACCATGCGCGGTTCTTGATTCATGAACGTCGCCACACCCGAATAACCTTTCTTTATTGCGGACGACCAATAAGAGAACTGCCACGTGAGTTTGCGAGCTTCTTCTTCCACTTGATCAATGTGAGCTTTTGTTTCTTGGATACAAAAAATATCCGGCTTTTCTGCATGGACGAAATCAAGCAGGC
This region of Bdellovibrio sp. 22V genomic DNA includes:
- a CDS encoding aldo/keto reductase family protein — translated: MFNPNMPYRSLGRCGLKLSSFSLGGWTTFGGTVKDFTSIRSILRLAYEAGINFFDIADIYAKGESERMMGAALKDFPRHELVISSKVFWPMSDDINDKGLSRKHVLESVNKSLQRIGTDYLDIYYCHRYDPETPVEETVRIMDDLIHHGKILYWGTSEWTAEQIQEAMDVCDEGGYYRPQVEQPQYSLLAREKFETNVQPKALEHGMGLTTWSPLASGMLTGKYDDGVSEGRLSRIEWLKDTFYTDKNVQRVRDMKKIADDMECTRGQLAIAWLAAQSGITSVILGATSIEQLQENLGAMKVNITTEVDLELKKLFDYQL
- a CDS encoding M14 family zinc carboxypeptidase is translated as MKTLIFSVMFLSALSASADFATVSQDCKNDLKKFPGAWDDKLLNQACEKVKVDSLCVSAEGRPIYHYDKAASDPGAKKVLVFSLIHGDETPAGTVGRYWMERLEGIDPRNSWRVIPVLNPDGVKYKTRTNANKIDINRNFPTKDWSSGAIENWKRTTKSNPRRFPGEMAASEPETKCALHHLEDFQPDFVVSVHTPLKVLDFDGPKVSPPPKFDYLPWKSLGNYPGSLGRYMWLERSTPVLTMELKENLPPNLAPFEKLQDIIGTLVKLEKAGKAKKETAASPSSLLPVALEH
- a CDS encoding polysaccharide deacetylase family protein, producing MLKRNVLVLTSVLFGFNSLGLAQAEKPSEAIKYVTEYNRIADTYRGIVTKIANSKNANEFDENYHSLKAFIARPGADRYSNTALCMHLKSLPLAELEYVETIIDSSDTMLSLRDCQSELLNKAQFAGMWKTASFDLNQDIKNIKRIPFEEREVPNLDYLSMQGLKEKEVMLTFDDGPTQRTTVPILESLKKAGVKAAFFSTGRQALQNSELTQRILREGHLLGSHSFYHTLMMGRQVNRGAMSYDYFLSEFIGGHMGVFLSGGYIDPYFRFPNGCMNKNMRRNVTELGLKIFGWSIDSFDWQYPASKFTDADKRRELILQSFLKALRGSKNRGIVLMHDVFKQSAEALPLILNYLADNGYKVVLLKPANRNMQDRNNMPMVTQAMDFMTTHDLKITDIRPRVNSNGEPVSPLDYEPARFRYREMFPQLSYENSPIDPKASSCE
- the lexA gene encoding transcriptional repressor LexA, which encodes MTKKTPLPPLTPKEKSVLEFIESHILSSGVSPSYQEIKDHFGLASFNSVQNYLKQLTNKGYIENPLGQKRAIQVLHSASAVAENLSKKVSTTTGSPRTQLLQARDEILSLPLLGKVAAGQPIEALKHDEFVDVPPSMVRNPSKSFALKVQGDSMIEDGIFDEDIILIQKQESASNGDIIVATVENEATVKRFYLRARPESGSSEKLVELRPSNSTMKSMWYSPEDVSIRGIVVGLIRKF
- a CDS encoding TraR/DksA family transcriptional regulator, with the translated sequence MAISEKLIAECRMKLLNTKQDILNRVKEARMNLDQNEEKGGDEGDQTVRVLAEQEFLSMHERLRSQLMEIESALARIEGGSFGYCEETEEEIEPERLRAIPWTRLSIEGAEIRESMNKRYARG
- a CDS encoding TetR/AcrR family transcriptional regulator; this translates as MKTKERILLTSIELFNRSGVVAITTNHIAKAMEISPGNLYFHYDNKEEILVELFKRMAKETYDVWRPRRTKKVSPLEFINENFELYWRYRFFHREMYALRRKDQQLAKMWRAHIQKMMKLMVILYRQWVKDGKMAKIEQVSEMQYIAESLLAMATTFLQFFESAEKQPGKRSIERGKHHVARLLLPYTAGETKNEFEKFLKS
- a CDS encoding penicillin-binding transpeptidase domain-containing protein; the protein is MGFTTSEDQEAQVHKKIQSQLERRTQIAKLAGEKFRQNQFPETLDAEWDGEQLSLTLNYTIDQSLQKEADRLLKSYKPDYGAIFMIDATTGEVLAMSSFQRDNPQAANLNLQATFPAASVFKVVTATAAVDKAGVTPEHKIRYNGGAYTLYKKNVLSDKVTRWTNVITLKDAFARSINTAFGRLSIENLHPEDLNEYANRFMFNQEIPADFPVDMGVAYIPPGKGFELAEVASGYNKTNRMSPVQGAMIAASVANDGQVVVPYLVSSMMNDKGEKVYEGGTLTNGTIMTKESAAKVRELMERTVTAGTSRRSFRPIIRDRKFREIEMGGKTGHLTGDNPRGRVDWFVGYALDEERKIAVAAITVNKKFWTVKSAHLGQSMFRKYFGPVVSNQQNGRVISSAK
- a CDS encoding FxsA family protein, with translation MIAIPFPFIVAEIIIFIFAVNHLGFLHTLGLYLLPCLLGLFIVATVGRMAIMTLQSTVMRGQLPASRILHSGAIFLSGLLFLVPSFFTRALGLILFLPGLRHLAIWRFKLYMAKQVAKGSANFGFGNGPFGFGRGNMGGGSGFRYYEFRNDGTGFRDMSSEAREEREVRSADVLDVTPLKITHETKKPSDEK
- a CDS encoding exodeoxyribonuclease III; translated protein: MKIISWNVNGIRACYKKGLLDFVHAEKPDIFCIQETKAHIDQVEEEARKLTWQFSYWSSAIKKGYSGVATFMNQEPRMVQTHFSSIPEYESEGRIVMTDHGAFDLYNIYFPNGGSGIERHNFKQKFLKDLNVHLKEKLANGREMVVVGDYNVAHEEIDVYDPIRMSKVSGFFPEERAWFDDFLDLGFIDTFRYFKPTEAQRYSWWDYRTLARPANRGWRIDYICISKGLEKYLSSADILDQVEGSDHCPVVATLDL